The proteins below are encoded in one region of Arenibacter algicola:
- a CDS encoding efflux RND transporter periplasmic adaptor subunit — protein MKYIIIVLAFLAMSCNNKSEDAHAHNEDGSHVGEENPRLSYTVWTDKTELFVEFPALIVGNGSKFAAHFTVLDKHQPVREGSVTVSLIKDGKGIRNKANAPSSPGIFSPAIQPKEAGNYQLVFELTTPKYSDKISIDDVMVYATTDEAIKTLGTEEDDAGISFLKEQAWKIDFQTAPVISGKIYDVINTSGVWMPSQGSTKSLAAKSNGVVDFKVNNLTEGTAVKQGQLLMSLNSQGLASNNLSTDIASAKATFQQAKSEYERKKELYESKIVPKSEFEKVESSFEIAKANYQSLVSGVSGGSKQIRAPFDGFIKSITVSNGDYVEQGVTLVTVGTHQSRVLKAQLAPNYGLAMGNVQGIWYQDNDNQWKDVTDAEGKILSIGKDVERENPLISVFAEVNATVDMPIGSLTPVQITMGNATQNTMIPMNALLEDYGSYSVIVQLSGESFERRPVKIGKRNGKNVEILEGLQVGEVVVTTGAYQVKMASMSGSTPAHGHEH, from the coding sequence ATGAAATATATAATAATAGTGCTCGCCTTTTTGGCAATGTCATGCAATAACAAGTCAGAAGACGCACACGCACATAATGAAGATGGTAGTCACGTGGGCGAAGAAAATCCACGATTGAGCTATACTGTCTGGACGGATAAAACAGAACTCTTTGTTGAGTTTCCTGCGCTTATAGTAGGTAACGGAAGTAAATTCGCAGCCCACTTTACGGTTTTGGATAAACACCAGCCCGTTCGTGAAGGTTCTGTAACGGTCAGTTTAATAAAAGATGGAAAGGGCATCAGAAATAAGGCAAATGCGCCTTCGTCACCAGGTATTTTTTCGCCTGCCATACAACCGAAAGAAGCTGGAAACTATCAATTGGTTTTTGAATTGACAACACCAAAATATTCAGATAAAATTTCCATTGATGATGTAATGGTATATGCCACCACGGATGAGGCCATAAAAACTTTGGGTACGGAAGAAGATGATGCAGGAATCTCGTTCTTAAAGGAGCAAGCTTGGAAAATCGATTTTCAGACCGCACCTGTAATTTCGGGTAAAATTTACGATGTCATCAATACGTCCGGTGTTTGGATGCCATCGCAAGGTTCAACCAAGTCCTTGGCGGCAAAATCCAATGGTGTGGTAGATTTTAAGGTAAATAACCTTACGGAAGGTACAGCGGTAAAACAGGGTCAGTTGTTGATGAGCTTGAACAGTCAAGGATTGGCATCCAATAATTTAAGTACGGATATCGCTTCTGCTAAAGCGACATTCCAACAGGCCAAATCGGAATATGAAAGGAAGAAAGAGCTATACGAATCCAAAATAGTCCCAAAATCTGAATTTGAAAAAGTAGAGAGCAGTTTCGAGATAGCCAAAGCCAACTATCAATCATTGGTATCCGGTGTATCGGGCGGAAGTAAACAAATACGAGCACCTTTTGATGGCTTTATCAAATCCATAACTGTTTCAAATGGCGATTATGTAGAACAAGGTGTTACACTTGTAACCGTTGGGACGCATCAATCCAGAGTTTTAAAAGCGCAATTAGCACCCAACTACGGACTTGCGATGGGCAATGTACAAGGTATATGGTATCAGGATAATGATAACCAATGGAAAGACGTAACTGATGCCGAAGGCAAAATCCTTTCGATTGGTAAGGACGTGGAACGTGAAAACCCTTTGATTTCTGTTTTTGCAGAAGTCAATGCTACCGTCGATATGCCAATAGGAAGTCTAACACCTGTTCAGATAACGATGGGAAATGCAACACAGAACACAATGATTCCTATGAATGCTCTCTTGGAAGACTATGGAAGCTATTCAGTTATCGTTCAACTATCAGGCGAAAGTTTTGAAAGACGACCTGTCAAGATTGGAAAGCGTAATGGCAAAAATGTAGAGATACTAGAAGGTCTGCAAGTGGGCGAAGTGGTGGTAACAACTGGAGCGTATCAAGTTAAAATGGCTTCAATGTCCGGTTCTACACCGGCGCACGGCCACGAACATTAA
- a CDS encoding TolC family protein: MKKYIVSAICGCLFFVNGFSQDKNIGELLNEIEQNNTELKGYQSFIESQQLENKSANNLPDPQLSGYNLPFGDNATGNYSEYEISQSFEFPTVYGSRSKWNDLKSIQLQTSYAKKRQEVLLEAKSVLIKLVFLQKQKAIETKRRTQGKQVFDQIQELYDKEQVGILDLNKAKIAWIHEQFVVQQIDSEIQIVLSKLKTLNGGNAIDSFTASIDLPIEVATVETLWQEKLANDPSLQSLKVTETASLQKVKLEKNKVLPNMALGYNYQGVSGSNFSGFYGGLSIPLWNSKNKVKSAKADYEYQKSNTQVITASLYTQFQETYNRYELMLEKYNEYQTTMANLNSEQLLFKAYMLGEFSFMDYYVELQFYRNASDRMLQMEKEVQLLQAQLLKHTL; the protein is encoded by the coding sequence ATGAAAAAATATATCGTATCCGCGATTTGCGGATGCCTGTTCTTTGTTAATGGTTTCTCACAGGATAAAAACATTGGGGAATTGCTTAACGAAATAGAACAGAACAACACAGAGTTAAAAGGCTATCAATCGTTCATTGAAAGTCAACAGCTCGAAAACAAGAGCGCCAATAATTTACCCGACCCACAGCTTTCAGGCTATAATTTGCCATTTGGCGATAACGCAACGGGGAATTATTCCGAATATGAAATATCGCAATCCTTCGAGTTTCCGACGGTTTATGGTTCACGCAGTAAATGGAACGACTTAAAGTCGATACAACTGCAAACGTCCTATGCCAAAAAGCGGCAGGAAGTTTTGTTGGAAGCAAAATCGGTATTGATTAAACTCGTTTTCCTTCAAAAGCAGAAAGCCATTGAAACCAAAAGAAGAACCCAGGGCAAACAGGTTTTTGACCAGATTCAAGAGCTTTATGATAAAGAGCAAGTCGGTATTTTGGATTTGAACAAGGCGAAAATCGCTTGGATTCACGAGCAATTCGTTGTTCAACAGATTGATAGTGAAATCCAAATTGTACTGTCCAAACTCAAAACCTTGAACGGCGGAAATGCCATTGATAGCTTTACAGCAAGTATCGATTTACCTATCGAGGTGGCTACGGTAGAAACGCTTTGGCAAGAAAAGTTGGCAAACGACCCTTCTTTACAAAGTTTAAAGGTTACTGAAACGGCTTCGCTTCAAAAAGTAAAACTGGAAAAAAACAAGGTATTGCCCAATATGGCACTTGGTTACAATTATCAAGGTGTTAGTGGCAGTAATTTTTCGGGTTTTTATGGTGGTCTTTCCATTCCGTTGTGGAATAGCAAGAACAAGGTAAAATCGGCCAAAGCCGATTATGAGTACCAAAAATCGAATACTCAAGTCATTACCGCTTCGCTATATACCCAATTTCAGGAAACATACAACCGATACGAATTGATGCTTGAAAAATACAATGAGTATCAAACCACAATGGCCAACTTAAACAGCGAACAACTGCTCTTTAAGGCCTATATGCTGGGCGAATTTTCGTTTATGGACTACTATGTGGAGCTTCAATTCTACCGTAATGCATCTGACAGAATGCTGCAAATGGAAAAGGAAGTACAATTATTACAGGCACAATTATTAAAACATACTTTATAA
- the mutS gene encoding DNA mismatch repair protein MutS → MKQYNTIKVKYPDALLLFRVGDFYETFGEDAVKASKILGIILTHRNNGGDRTELAGFPHHSLNTYLPKLVKAGQRVAICDQLEDPKLTKTIVKRGVTELVTPGVAMNDDILSAKTNNFLCAVHFGRKRLGISFVDISTGEFLTSEGNEEQIDKLLQNFSPNEVLVSKANKKEFLEVFGKNFHTFFTEDWIFQDDYALETLTNHFKTKSLKGFGVDHLTHGIVAAGVVLHYLSDTQHRQLQHINTLQRIAEEEHIWMDRFTIRNLELYHSNNQNAVTLLDVIDKTISPMGGRMLKRWLALPLKNIEKIRRRHQVITHLTENEAAHQKLQSGIKLIGDLERLISKVATGKINPKEVVQLKNSLEAIVPIKQITTKSKNEALSLIGDQLHTCDMLRSKIKEMVSEEAPVNMLKGSTIAKGYSAELDELRGLAFSGKDYLDKMLERETQRTGISSLKIASNNVFGYYIEVRNTHKDKVPEDWIRKQTLVNAERYITEELKEYEAKILGAEERILSLEQQLFSQLVVWMQEYIAPVQNNAFQIAQLDCLCGFTQLAKENNYVSPDMDDSTELSIIGGRHPVIEKQLPLGEAYIANDVTLNRDEQQIIMITGPNMSGKSAILRQTALIVLLAQMGSFVPADAAKIGYVDKIFTRVGASDNISMGESTFMVEMNETASILNNLSERSLVLLDEIGRGTSTYDGISIAWAISEYLHEHPARAKTLFATHYHELNEMTSTFTRIKNFNVSVKELKDNVLFLRKLTPGGSEHSFGIHVAKMAGMPQQVIHKANKILKKLEKSHSSEELSDKLQLVQNEMQLSFFNLDDPLLEQIKEEITHLDINTLTPVEALMKLNEIKRLLTKKKNA, encoded by the coding sequence ATGAAACAGTACAATACCATTAAGGTGAAATATCCTGATGCCCTATTATTGTTCCGTGTTGGGGATTTTTATGAGACTTTTGGGGAAGATGCCGTTAAGGCTTCAAAAATACTGGGCATTATTCTTACCCACCGTAACAATGGTGGTGACAGAACAGAACTGGCAGGTTTTCCTCACCATTCCCTGAACACCTATTTGCCAAAACTGGTAAAAGCGGGGCAACGGGTGGCCATATGCGATCAGTTGGAAGACCCGAAACTTACCAAGACCATAGTAAAAAGAGGTGTTACCGAGTTGGTTACCCCTGGGGTTGCCATGAACGACGATATCCTATCGGCCAAGACCAACAATTTTTTATGTGCGGTCCATTTTGGACGAAAAAGATTGGGGATATCCTTTGTAGATATATCCACCGGCGAATTTCTAACTTCGGAAGGCAATGAGGAACAGATAGACAAATTGCTGCAAAATTTCTCCCCTAACGAAGTGTTGGTTTCAAAAGCAAACAAAAAGGAATTCCTAGAAGTCTTTGGCAAAAATTTCCATACTTTTTTTACGGAAGATTGGATCTTTCAGGATGATTATGCCCTGGAGACACTTACCAATCATTTTAAAACTAAAAGCCTTAAAGGTTTTGGCGTAGACCATTTGACCCATGGCATAGTGGCGGCCGGGGTTGTATTGCATTACCTTTCAGATACGCAGCACAGACAGTTACAGCATATCAATACCCTTCAGCGCATTGCGGAAGAGGAACATATTTGGATGGACCGGTTTACCATAAGAAACCTGGAACTCTACCACTCCAACAATCAAAATGCAGTTACCCTTTTAGATGTCATAGATAAGACTATCTCCCCCATGGGCGGTAGAATGTTAAAAAGATGGTTGGCCCTGCCTTTGAAGAACATTGAAAAAATACGAAGAAGACATCAGGTCATTACGCATTTAACCGAAAACGAAGCTGCCCATCAAAAATTACAGAGCGGCATAAAATTGATAGGCGATCTGGAAAGATTGATTTCCAAGGTAGCCACGGGAAAAATAAATCCCAAGGAAGTTGTGCAGCTTAAAAATTCCTTGGAGGCCATTGTCCCCATAAAACAGATTACTACCAAAAGTAAGAACGAAGCTTTGAGCCTTATTGGGGACCAATTACATACCTGCGATATGTTGAGAAGCAAAATCAAAGAAATGGTCAGTGAGGAAGCTCCTGTAAACATGCTAAAAGGGAGCACCATTGCCAAGGGCTATTCCGCAGAATTGGACGAGCTAAGGGGGCTGGCCTTTTCCGGCAAGGATTACCTGGACAAAATGTTGGAAAGGGAAACCCAACGTACCGGAATTAGTTCACTGAAAATAGCCTCCAACAATGTATTCGGTTATTATATAGAAGTGCGGAATACCCATAAGGATAAAGTGCCGGAAGATTGGATCCGAAAGCAGACCTTGGTGAATGCCGAACGTTATATTACCGAAGAGCTAAAGGAATACGAAGCTAAAATATTAGGTGCTGAGGAACGCATTTTAAGTTTGGAGCAACAATTGTTTTCCCAGTTGGTGGTCTGGATGCAGGAATACATAGCCCCAGTACAAAACAATGCCTTTCAAATAGCACAGTTGGACTGTCTATGTGGTTTTACCCAATTGGCCAAGGAGAACAATTACGTTTCCCCGGACATGGACGATTCTACTGAACTATCTATTATAGGCGGAAGGCATCCAGTTATTGAAAAGCAATTGCCTTTGGGCGAAGCCTATATTGCCAATGATGTTACTTTGAACAGGGATGAGCAACAGATCATTATGATTACAGGCCCCAACATGAGTGGTAAATCGGCCATCTTAAGACAAACGGCCCTCATAGTATTATTGGCGCAGATGGGAAGTTTTGTACCTGCTGATGCCGCCAAAATTGGTTATGTAGACAAAATATTTACGCGAGTTGGTGCCAGTGACAATATCTCCATGGGGGAATCTACCTTTATGGTGGAAATGAACGAAACAGCCTCTATTCTTAACAACCTTTCAGAACGCAGTCTGGTACTTTTGGATGAAATAGGCAGGGGCACCAGCACTTATGACGGAATCTCCATTGCCTGGGCCATTTCGGAATATTTACATGAGCATCCCGCTAGGGCAAAAACTTTGTTTGCCACACATTATCACGAGCTCAATGAAATGACCTCGACATTTACACGTATCAAGAACTTCAATGTGTCCGTAAAGGAACTGAAGGACAATGTGCTCTTTTTACGAAAACTCACCCCTGGAGGTAGCGAGCATAGTTTTGGTATACACGTGGCCAAAATGGCCGGTATGCCACAACAGGTGATTCACAAAGCCAATAAGATTCTTAAAAAACTGGAAAAATCACATTCCAGCGAGGAGCTTTCCGATAAATTGCAATTGGTGCAAAATGAAATGCAACTAAGTTTTTTTAATTTGGACGACCCCCTATTGGAACAGATCAAGGAGGAAATAACCCATTTGGACATCAACACTTTAACCCCTGTTGAAGCCTTGATGAAACTCAACGAAATTAAGCGTTTGCTCACCAAAAAGAAAAACGCCTAG
- a CDS encoding RNA methyltransferase, with translation MRKLENSELDRLNVEEFKQVEKTPICIVLDNVRSLNNIGSVFRTADAFLIEKIYLCGITATPPHKDIHKTALGATDSVAWEHRESTMELLEELREEGYTSLAVEQAENAVMLNDFKVEENKKYALIFGNEVKGVSQEVVSASDLVLEIPQYGTKHSLNISVSVGIVVWDLWAKLKS, from the coding sequence ATGCGTAAATTGGAGAATAGCGAATTGGACCGACTTAATGTAGAAGAGTTTAAACAGGTGGAAAAAACGCCGATTTGTATTGTGCTGGACAATGTGCGGAGCTTGAACAACATTGGATCGGTTTTTAGAACGGCCGATGCTTTTTTGATAGAAAAGATATACCTATGTGGAATTACCGCAACCCCTCCGCATAAGGACATACATAAAACTGCCTTAGGGGCTACTGATAGTGTTGCCTGGGAACATAGGGAGAGTACCATGGAGCTTTTGGAAGAATTAAGGGAGGAAGGCTATACCTCCCTTGCTGTGGAGCAGGCCGAGAATGCGGTTATGCTGAACGACTTTAAGGTGGAAGAAAATAAAAAGTATGCCCTAATTTTTGGCAACGAGGTAAAAGGGGTTTCCCAGGAAGTGGTCTCTGCTAGCGATCTGGTCTTGGAAATTCCGCAGTACGGTACTAAACATTCCCTAAATATTTCGGTTAGTGTTGGCATCGTGGTCTGGGACCTTTGGGCCAAATTGAAATCATAA
- the folK gene encoding 2-amino-4-hydroxy-6-hydroxymethyldihydropteridine diphosphokinase — protein sequence MNKTTTTYLSLGSNLGDKLNHLQEVVFLIQANVGEVIKTSPVYETPAWGFEGDNFFNACIKVETPLTPTALLEKLLEIETRLGRERNKGTGYSSRTVDIDILYFDKEIVNTDLLTIPHPNLQLRRFVLRPLADIAPQFYHPILNKDTRNLLQECKDKSNITKTPHKLYTNRSQLFSQLEYIAIEGNIGAGKTTLAHKIGQDFNAKLVLERFADNPFLPKFYEDQGRFAFPLEMSFLADRYQQFMDDTSQFDLFKNFMVSDYDINKSIIFAKVTLQEEEFKLYRKLFNLMYKEIKKPKIYIYLYQNTERLLRNIKQRGRGYEQNIAPEYLEQLNRGYFDYIRSFPEQNNLVLDISELDFVENPADYEVILDQIQKYAVKLSF from the coding sequence ATGAACAAGACCACAACAACATATCTTTCACTTGGAAGCAATCTTGGGGACAAACTCAACCATTTGCAGGAGGTGGTATTCTTAATTCAAGCCAATGTGGGCGAAGTCATAAAAACATCCCCAGTATACGAAACGCCGGCTTGGGGTTTTGAGGGTGACAATTTCTTCAATGCGTGCATTAAGGTAGAAACCCCACTTACCCCAACCGCTCTTTTGGAAAAATTACTGGAAATAGAAACAAGGTTGGGCAGGGAGAGGAATAAGGGAACAGGCTACTCCTCTAGGACCGTCGATATCGATATACTATATTTTGATAAGGAAATCGTTAATACCGATTTACTGACCATCCCCCACCCCAACTTGCAATTGAGAAGGTTTGTACTTAGACCCTTGGCAGACATAGCACCACAGTTCTACCATCCAATTCTAAATAAGGATACCAGAAACCTATTACAGGAATGCAAGGACAAAAGTAATATTACAAAAACGCCCCATAAGCTATATACGAACAGATCACAGTTATTTTCCCAATTGGAATATATTGCCATTGAAGGAAATATTGGCGCGGGAAAAACAACCTTGGCCCATAAGATTGGCCAGGATTTTAATGCAAAATTGGTCTTGGAAAGGTTTGCGGACAACCCATTTCTACCTAAGTTTTATGAGGATCAAGGTAGGTTTGCCTTCCCCTTGGAAATGTCCTTTCTGGCAGATCGCTACCAGCAATTTATGGACGATACTTCCCAGTTTGATCTGTTCAAGAACTTTATGGTAAGCGATTACGACATTAACAAATCCATAATTTTCGCCAAGGTCACCCTTCAGGAAGAAGAATTTAAACTGTACAGAAAGCTTTTTAACCTAATGTACAAAGAGATAAAAAAGCCGAAAATATATATATACCTGTACCAAAACACGGAACGCTTACTACGCAATATAAAGCAAAGGGGAAGAGGTTACGAACAGAATATAGCCCCGGAATATTTGGAACAGCTAAACCGTGGGTATTTTGATTATATACGAAGTTTTCCTGAGCAAAATAATCTAGTATTGGATATTAGTGAATTGGATTTCGTTGAAAATCCGGCCGATTACGAAGTAATTCTGGACCAAATCCAGAAATATGCCGTGAAACTCTCATTTTAA